The following are encoded in a window of bacterium genomic DNA:
- a CDS encoding SUMF1/EgtB/PvdO family nonheme iron enzyme, whose amino-acid sequence MRQFYYWGLFFVFVTFFVASCEKDDNDSTEVVNPAPIEQTFPLGTSGATIDMIWIRPGSYWMGNNHPNPTAALPYHQVTLNYGFWIGKNEVTQTQWISLMDSNPSHFIGENLPVERVTWDSIHVFLDTLIRQSGDTLWRLPSEAEWEYACRAGTTTRFYWGDDPE is encoded by the coding sequence ATGCGGCAGTTTTATTATTGGGGGCTTTTTTTTGTTTTCGTCACATTCTTTGTCGCGAGTTGCGAGAAAGATGATAACGACTCAACAGAGGTGGTGAATCCAGCTCCGATTGAACAAACGTTTCCATTGGGAACGAGTGGTGCGACCATCGATATGATTTGGATTCGTCCCGGTTCCTATTGGATGGGGAATAATCATCCCAACCCAACTGCTGCTCTCCCTTACCATCAAGTGACTTTGAATTACGGTTTCTGGATCGGGAAAAACGAAGTGACGCAAACCCAGTGGATATCGTTGATGGATAGCAATCCGTCACACTTTATCGGCGAAAACCTCCCCGTAGAACGCGTCACTTGGGATTCGATTCATGTTTTTCTCGATACGTTGATCCGACAGAGTGGCGATACGCTTTGGCGGCTTCCGAGCGAAGCGGAGTGGGAATACGCCTGTCGTGCCGGCACAACCACCCGGTTCTATTGGGGTGACGATCCGGAA